CGCGCCGGAGCCCGAGACGGTCCCGCTCTCGGAGGCGCGCGGCCGCGTGCTGGCCGAGCGGGTCGATGCCGATCTCGACGTGCCCGGCTTCGACCGCGCGACCGTCGACGGCTACGCCGTCCGCGGCCGCGACACCTTCGGCGCCGACGAGGCCGACCCGGTGACGCTCGATTTAGTGGGCACGGTCCACGCGGGCGAGGAGCCGGACGTCCCGATCGGCGAGGGCGAGGCCGTCGAGATCTCCACGGGCGCGGTGATGCCCGACGACGCCGACGCGGTCGTGATGGTCGAGCGGACCGAAATCGATGGGGAGAGGGTCCGCGTCCGCACCGCCGTGGCCCCCGGCGACAACGTGATGGTCGCCGGCAGCGACGTCGCCGCGGGCGCGCGGGCGCTCGGCCCGGGCACGCGGCTCACCGCCCGCGACATCGGCCTGCTCTCGGCGCTCGGCCGCGACGCGGTCCCCGTCCGCGGCCGGCCGAAGATCGGCATCGTCTCGACGGGCGACGAGCTGGTCCGGCCGGGCGAGGAGTTGAACAGCGCGCGCGGCGAGATCTACGACGTCAACAGCTACACCATCGCCGCGGGCGTCGAGGAGGCGGGCGGGGAGGCCGTGCTCTACCCCCACGCCGGCGACGACTACGACGAGATGGAGCGGCTCCTCCTCGAAGCGGCCGACGAGTGCGACCTCGTTCTCTCGTCGGGGTCGACCTCCGCGTCGGCGGTCGACGTGATCTACCGCGTCGTCGAAGAGCGCGGCGAGCTCCTCCTCCACGGCGTCGCGGTCAAGCCCGGCAAGCCGATGCTGATCGGCGAACTCGGCGACAGCGCCTACGTCGGCCTCCCCGGCTACCCGGTCTCGGCGCTCACGATCTTCCGGACGTTCGTCGCGCCCGCGATCCGCGAGGCCGCCGGGCTTCCGGAGCCGCAGACCGCGACCGCCAGGGGAAGAATGGCCGTCCGCGAGCGCTACAGCGAGGGGCGGCTCCGCCTGATGCCGGCCGGGCTGGTGACCGATTCCGACGGCGAGACGCTCGTGTACCCGGTCGACAAGGGCTCGGGCGCGACGACCTCGCTCGTCGAGGCCGACGGCGTCGTCGCGGTCGATCCCGACACCGAATATCTGGATCAGGGAGAGGAGGTCGACGTTCAACTG
This is a stretch of genomic DNA from Halobellus sp. MBLA0158. It encodes these proteins:
- a CDS encoding molybdopterin biosynthesis protein; this encodes MSDRKQFRDLVDPEVAHDAIDSLDLAPEPETVPLSEARGRVLAERVDADLDVPGFDRATVDGYAVRGRDTFGADEADPVTLDLVGTVHAGEEPDVPIGEGEAVEISTGAVMPDDADAVVMVERTEIDGERVRVRTAVAPGDNVMVAGSDVAAGARALGPGTRLTARDIGLLSALGRDAVPVRGRPKIGIVSTGDELVRPGEELNSARGEIYDVNSYTIAAGVEEAGGEAVLYPHAGDDYDEMERLLLEAADECDLVLSSGSTSASAVDVIYRVVEERGELLLHGVAVKPGKPMLIGELGDSAYVGLPGYPVSALTIFRTFVAPAIREAAGLPEPQTATARGRMAVRERYSEGRLRLMPAGLVTDSDGETLVYPVDKGSGATTSLVEADGVVAVDPDTEYLDQGEEVDVQLFSPDVRAPTLLAVGEDDPALSRILDALERPRFLPVGSREGLRRLSNSVPDVAVVAGPTERDVETVDLGGWEREWGLVVPDGNPDAVDGLSDLIDRDLAFVNRGRDAGLRASLDAALSDLADERGASLADLTESIRGFEAGTKGFESPARAVARGEADAGLGLRATAEKLGLTFVPVGVEDVRVRANPDRVEKPGVRELEATLAETDVYESLPGYERA